A DNA window from Paenibacillus sp. HWE-109 contains the following coding sequences:
- a CDS encoding DUF2238 domain-containing protein yields the protein MTFNQLKWTSTRNPFTRNRPLQLMIFLFIIFFGLMAISPTNRPQWLVYNFLLIVVILTLIFTYKWFRFSNFSYLLMLIFFCLHTYAAHYTYEGTPLDQWLQTNFHTNRSYYDRIVHFAFGFFFYFPFIEILKLKVKLRGIWLYMMPILVILALSALFEILEMLGALVAGPEGEEKFIGMQGDIYDTQKDMAVGFLGGIISIGIPLLMNWNRDNTFAISDETH from the coding sequence ATGACTTTTAACCAACTAAAATGGACCAGTACAAGAAATCCATTTACTCGAAATAGACCTTTGCAATTAATGATCTTCCTATTCATTATATTTTTTGGACTAATGGCCATATCGCCCACTAATCGACCTCAATGGCTTGTTTATAACTTTTTGCTTATCGTGGTTATCCTTACTCTTATCTTTACTTACAAGTGGTTTCGTTTTTCTAACTTCTCTTATCTTCTGATGTTGATTTTCTTTTGTCTCCATACTTATGCTGCACATTATACTTATGAAGGCACTCCACTTGATCAATGGCTACAAACAAATTTCCATACAAACAGAAGCTACTACGATCGAATCGTTCATTTCGCCTTTGGGTTTTTCTTTTATTTTCCGTTTATTGAGATTTTAAAATTAAAGGTTAAGCTCCGAGGGATTTGGTTATATATGATGCCAATTCTCGTCATACTCGCTTTAAGCGCGCTATTCGAGATCCTTGAAATGCTCGGTGCTTTAGTAGCTGGACCTGAAGGAGAAGAAAAGTTTATCGGAATGCAGGGCGATATATATGATACACAAAAAGATATGGCAGTAGGATTTCTTGGTGGCATCATATCTATAGGTATACCTCTATTGATGAATTGGAATAGGGATAATACATTTGCAATAAGTGATGAAACACATTAG
- a CDS encoding sensor histidine kinase — protein MNTLDLINWMAPKQMIQETRNVVQALAKFYKLRLSKGKDSITIQEEIELTLSYMQIQNMRFYNKLNLYIALDDQIGEYNIPKITLQPIVENAILHGILAKDNQEGTILIEGKMENNVITLSVKDDGIGITEKGSMSY, from the coding sequence GTGAATACGCTTGATCTAATTAATTGGATGGCACCAAAGCAAATGATTCAGGAAACAAGAAATGTCGTTCAGGCTCTTGCGAAATTTTATAAATTAAGATTAAGCAAAGGCAAAGACAGCATAACCATACAAGAGGAAATCGAACTGACCCTCTCCTATATGCAAATTCAAAACATGAGATTTTATAACAAATTGAACCTGTATATCGCTCTAGACGATCAAATCGGAGAATATAACATTCCTAAAATAACGCTTCAACCGATAGTAGAGAATGCCATTCTTCATGGCATCCTTGCTAAAGATAACCAAGAAGGTACGATCCTGATTGAAGGGAAAATGGAAAACAACGTGATCACACTTTCGGTAAAGGATGACGGAATTGGTATAACAGAAAAAGGCTCAATGAGCTATTAA
- a CDS encoding ribonuclease J — translation MDASQDRLSIIALGGVNEIGKNMYVLQYGEDIIVIDCGSKFPDESLLGIDMIIPDISFLLENKEKVRGLVVTHGHEDHIGGIPYIIKQFNMPIYATRLTLGLVEGKLREHGLLSTTVLHEIDSNSKLTLGMIPIRFFRTNHSIPDCLGIVFDTPQGTVVHTGDFKFDLTPVNEQYADIHKMAEIGQHGVLALLSESTNSERPGFTPSERLVGVHIEEAFTKATGKIFLSTFASNVHRLQQVIDAAEKTNRKIALLGRSMVNVVDIASKLGYLRLPPEMLVEAQEVQWMAPHELVILCTGSQGEPMAALARLANGTHRQVEVSPGDTVILAATPIPGNERNVARIVDNLFEKRAKVIYGSGSVTGMHVSGHASQEELKLMLTLMKPKYFIPIHGEYRMLYQHRLLAEAVGVEADHIFLVNNGDVVDFVKAEARQSRKVPNGNTLVDGLGIGDIGNVVLRDRKVLSEDGILILVITLARSDGSIVSGPDIISRGFVYVKESEALMEDVHRIALTTLSQLQEMKSNQWGVYKQAIKESVGKFLFTQTKRRPMILPIIIQV, via the coding sequence ATGGATGCAAGTCAGGATAGGCTCTCTATCATCGCCCTTGGTGGCGTGAATGAAATCGGTAAAAATATGTATGTTCTTCAATACGGTGAGGACATAATTGTTATCGACTGTGGTTCCAAATTTCCGGATGAAAGCTTGCTGGGCATCGATATGATCATCCCAGATATCTCTTTTTTACTTGAAAATAAAGAGAAAGTAAGAGGATTAGTTGTCACTCATGGTCATGAAGATCATATTGGCGGTATCCCTTACATTATTAAACAGTTTAATATGCCCATATATGCGACAAGGCTAACACTCGGCTTAGTTGAAGGAAAGCTTAGAGAACATGGGTTGTTAAGCACAACCGTCTTGCATGAGATTGACTCCAATTCTAAATTGACGCTAGGCATGATTCCCATTCGTTTTTTCCGCACAAACCACAGCATTCCGGACTGTCTGGGGATTGTATTCGATACACCGCAAGGTACAGTCGTGCACACGGGGGATTTCAAATTTGATTTAACACCCGTCAATGAGCAATATGCGGATATACATAAAATGGCGGAAATCGGCCAGCATGGCGTCCTCGCTCTGCTCTCCGAAAGCACCAACTCTGAGCGTCCGGGCTTTACCCCATCCGAACGGTTAGTTGGTGTTCATATTGAAGAAGCTTTTACGAAGGCTACAGGAAAAATATTTTTATCTACTTTTGCATCTAACGTCCATCGCTTACAGCAAGTGATTGACGCGGCTGAGAAAACAAACCGCAAAATTGCCCTCCTAGGCAGAAGCATGGTGAATGTTGTCGATATAGCTTCAAAGCTCGGTTACTTAAGATTGCCACCAGAAATGCTCGTGGAAGCTCAAGAGGTTCAGTGGATGGCGCCTCATGAATTGGTCATTCTCTGTACAGGTAGTCAGGGGGAACCTATGGCTGCATTGGCTCGCTTGGCTAACGGCACTCATCGGCAGGTTGAGGTATCCCCTGGTGATACGGTTATTTTGGCAGCGACCCCCATTCCTGGGAATGAACGCAACGTAGCGCGTATTGTGGACAATTTATTCGAAAAAAGAGCCAAAGTAATTTACGGTTCCGGGTCCGTAACGGGCATGCATGTCTCCGGTCACGCCAGCCAAGAAGAGCTGAAGCTCATGCTGACCTTGATGAAACCAAAATATTTTATCCCGATTCATGGGGAATATCGCATGCTCTATCAACATCGCTTGTTAGCCGAAGCTGTTGGTGTAGAAGCCGACCATATTTTCTTAGTGAATAATGGAGATGTTGTGGATTTTGTGAAAGCGGAGGCTCGTCAAAGCCGTAAGGTTCCGAACGGTAATACGCTCGTTGATGGTCTAGGTATTGGAGATATTGGAAACGTTGTGTTACGAGACCGTAAGGTTTTATCGGAAGATGGTATCTTAATCCTTGTAATCACACTTGCCCGATCGGATGGCTCTATCGTTTCAGGACCAGACATCATTTCACGCGGATTCGTTTATGTCAAGGAATCCGAAGCATTAATGGAGGATGTACACCGCATCGCTCTAACTACACTCTCTCAATTGCAAGAGATGAAATCGAACCAATGGGGCGTTTATAAGCAAGCTATTAAAGAGTCTGTCGGCAAATTCTTATTCACACAAACGAAAAGAAGACCCATGATTCTACCCATTATTATTCAGGTTTGA
- a CDS encoding sulfite oxidase codes for MDLYDPGRIPRSIVPENQEFPMLSLSSWVTPENKYYIRNHFPYPALPLNDWTLHIEGLVQKPISLNYQALFQFPQIILPITMECSGNKRAYFQPKAKGVQWELGAVSHALWTGVRLRTLLQLAGIKLNVREVIFEGMDTGVRTDLPGTFRFARSLPIEKAMHPDTLIALCMNGKPIPYKHGYPARLIVPNWYGMASVKWLCRIVATDQDFKGPFQRIDYVVYRSEADSQRRPVTLMKVNSVISQPTDQAILRRGKHFITGTAWSGHGSVKKVEISHDHGESWSLVTWLDSEKKYSWRRWGWDWNVPVPGAYLIMVKATDDKGNIQPFQAEWNVKGYENNAIHQIQVYVE; via the coding sequence ATGGATCTGTATGACCCGGGGCGGATTCCCCGCTCTATCGTACCTGAGAATCAGGAATTTCCAATGTTATCTCTTTCAAGTTGGGTTACACCAGAAAACAAGTATTATATCCGCAATCATTTCCCTTATCCCGCATTGCCATTAAATGATTGGACTCTACATATAGAAGGACTTGTTCAAAAGCCAATTTCCCTGAATTATCAAGCGTTATTTCAATTTCCTCAAATCATATTGCCAATTACGATGGAATGTTCAGGAAACAAGAGAGCGTATTTCCAGCCCAAAGCTAAAGGGGTTCAATGGGAACTGGGGGCTGTCAGTCATGCGCTCTGGACCGGAGTGCGTCTTCGAACTCTTTTACAGTTAGCTGGAATAAAGCTTAATGTTCGGGAAGTCATATTTGAAGGAATGGATACAGGAGTACGAACAGACCTGCCAGGCACTTTCCGGTTTGCCCGAAGTCTTCCTATAGAAAAAGCTATGCATCCCGATACTCTGATTGCTCTCTGTATGAACGGAAAACCCATTCCCTACAAACATGGATATCCAGCAAGATTGATTGTTCCGAATTGGTATGGTATGGCTTCTGTGAAATGGCTTTGCCGAATAGTGGCTACAGATCAGGATTTTAAAGGCCCCTTTCAAAGAATTGATTATGTAGTCTACCGTTCGGAAGCAGATTCTCAGCGCAGACCAGTTACTTTAATGAAGGTGAATTCCGTTATATCCCAGCCCACGGATCAAGCTATTTTGAGACGGGGAAAGCATTTCATTACAGGTACAGCATGGTCAGGTCATGGATCCGTTAAAAAGGTTGAGATCAGTCATGATCATGGAGAATCATGGAGCTTGGTGACATGGCTTGATTCAGAGAAAAAGTACAGTTGGAGAAGGTGGGGATGGGATTGGAATGTGCCTGTACCTGGAGCCTACCTTATTATGGTAAAGGCAACTGATGACAAGGGTAATATCCAACCCTTTCAAGCCGAATGGAATGTGAAGGGCTATGAAAACAACGCAATCCATCAAATTCAGGTCTATGTGGAGTGA
- a CDS encoding beta-galactosidase has translation MTHKFEPISNKLPVLMHGADYNPDQWLQSPEVLKEDIRLMKLAGCNVMAIGIFAWAALEPAEGTFIFEWMDQLLDTFAENSIYAWLSTPSGARPAWMSERYPEVRRVGANRVRNLHGLRHNHCFTSPVYREKTGIINNKLAERYGQHPAVIGWHISNEFGGDCHCAYCQDAFRQWLQKKYITLEALNAAWWTSFWAHTYTDWQQVESPAPHGEYMVHGQNLDWHRFVTDQTIDFCKHEIDAVRGANPFLPVTTNMHMIDSLDYRKFADILDVISWDAYPTWHEQQNASQLGASIAFNHDLYRSFKKKPFLLMESTPSLTNWQSVSKLKQPGMHRLSSLQAVAHGSDSVQYFQWRKSRGSSEKFHGAVVDHAGHEHTRVFKDVAELGQTLSNISEVVGTTTHADTAILFDWENRWAVKDAQGPRNMGIHYEETVLAHHQAFWEQGVPVDVIGAEDDLSAYKLIVAPMLYLCREETGRKLEKFVEQGGTLVTTYWSGIVNEHDLCHLGGFPGPLRKTLGIWAEEIEGLYDHDRNGLSMSPDNQLGLTGTFESHEICEMIHTEGAEVLGIYTDSFYAGQPALTVNRLGQGKAYHMATRLKADFLQAFYSKLIEQTGVVRAMNTDLPQGVTAQVRTDGASDYVFIMNFSGRAERVSLDDRSYTHLESNETVQGVIDLPINGISILKRSAAY, from the coding sequence ATGACACATAAATTTGAACCCATTAGCAATAAACTGCCCGTCTTGATGCACGGCGCTGATTATAATCCAGACCAATGGCTTCAGAGTCCAGAGGTTCTGAAGGAAGACATTCGCTTGATGAAACTGGCCGGTTGCAATGTGATGGCTATTGGTATATTTGCTTGGGCTGCACTGGAACCGGCAGAGGGGACCTTCATTTTCGAGTGGATGGACCAACTTTTGGATACATTTGCTGAGAATAGCATCTATGCATGGCTCTCAACACCAAGTGGAGCGCGCCCTGCGTGGATGTCAGAACGCTATCCGGAAGTGAGAAGAGTGGGAGCGAACCGCGTCCGTAATTTGCATGGTCTTAGGCACAATCACTGCTTCACAAGCCCTGTTTATCGGGAGAAGACGGGTATCATAAACAACAAGCTTGCTGAACGGTATGGGCAACATCCCGCGGTCATCGGCTGGCACATTTCCAATGAATTTGGTGGAGATTGCCATTGTGCGTATTGCCAAGATGCGTTCCGTCAGTGGCTGCAAAAGAAGTACATCACGCTGGAAGCGTTAAATGCAGCTTGGTGGACATCTTTCTGGGCGCATACGTACACGGACTGGCAACAGGTTGAATCTCCAGCACCTCATGGTGAGTATATGGTACACGGGCAGAACCTAGATTGGCATCGATTCGTTACGGACCAGACGATCGATTTCTGCAAGCATGAGATCGATGCGGTTCGAGGAGCCAATCCTTTCCTTCCGGTTACCACCAATATGCATATGATCGACAGCTTAGATTATCGTAAGTTTGCTGATATTTTGGATGTTATTTCGTGGGATGCCTATCCAACTTGGCATGAACAGCAGAATGCCAGCCAATTGGGGGCTTCCATTGCCTTCAATCATGATCTCTATCGTTCGTTTAAAAAGAAACCGTTCCTGCTTATGGAGAGCACGCCCAGCCTTACGAACTGGCAGTCAGTCAGCAAGCTGAAACAGCCGGGTATGCACAGACTGTCCTCCCTTCAAGCTGTTGCGCATGGTTCGGATTCCGTGCAATATTTCCAATGGCGTAAAAGCAGAGGATCCAGTGAGAAGTTCCATGGTGCCGTCGTTGACCATGCCGGGCATGAGCATACACGTGTGTTTAAGGATGTAGCAGAGCTGGGTCAGACCTTATCGAATATCTCCGAGGTGGTTGGCACAACCACACATGCGGATACAGCCATTTTGTTCGATTGGGAAAATCGCTGGGCAGTTAAAGACGCCCAAGGTCCGCGCAATATGGGCATTCACTATGAGGAAACTGTTCTTGCTCATCATCAAGCATTTTGGGAACAAGGTGTACCGGTTGACGTTATTGGAGCGGAGGATGACCTTTCCGCATATAAGCTGATAGTTGCGCCTATGTTGTATCTTTGCCGTGAGGAAACGGGCCGTAAACTCGAAAAGTTCGTAGAACAAGGCGGAACGCTGGTAACCACTTACTGGTCCGGCATTGTCAATGAACATGACTTGTGCCATTTAGGAGGCTTCCCCGGACCACTTCGGAAAACGCTCGGCATTTGGGCAGAAGAGATTGAAGGATTATATGATCACGACCGCAACGGCTTATCGATGTCACCTGATAATCAACTCGGGCTAACAGGGACTTTCGAGTCCCATGAGATCTGTGAAATGATCCATACCGAAGGCGCAGAGGTGCTGGGTATCTATACGGACAGCTTTTATGCAGGGCAACCGGCTCTGACGGTAAATCGACTTGGCCAAGGTAAAGCGTATCATATGGCGACAAGGCTGAAGGCAGATTTTCTACAGGCATTTTATTCGAAACTCATTGAGCAAACTGGTGTTGTTAGAGCGATGAATACGGACCTCCCTCAGGGAGTAACCGCTCAGGTGCGTACGGATGGAGCTTCTGATTACGTGTTTATCATGAATTTCAGTGGACGAGCGGAACGTGTATCTCTCGACGACAGAAGCTACACCCACTTGGAATCGAATGAAACCGTACAAGGTGTAATTGATTTACCAATTAATGGGATTTCGATATTAAAACGTTCGGCAGCTTACTAA
- a CDS encoding AraC family transcriptional regulator, which translates to MMPFLVAEFAMFENILPLYVYCIGSHEQKHLLRPDGYPAHQLFLCRSGKGIFRIIGGRDLVMTPGTLLILPAGVPHDYFPDQSEDDWELGFVAFSGSAADSILEHLANHKPTLLKKTQFHEHWNKLESLWQLINLNRENGFWESSRSMYDMLLSVLEEQTNQEVKQRISPVRQPNTALQEAIRIIHDHYNERLHLSNLARAVGYSVQHFHRLFVGIYGASPMLYIQQIRMRRSLQLFHENPNMTVEQVAQQLGMETSYFIRIFKRTYGQTPKQFLKN; encoded by the coding sequence ATGATGCCTTTTCTTGTAGCTGAATTTGCGATGTTTGAGAACATACTCCCTCTCTATGTGTACTGTATTGGTAGTCATGAGCAGAAGCACCTCCTAAGACCTGACGGGTATCCGGCCCATCAGCTCTTCTTATGCCGAAGCGGCAAGGGGATTTTTCGCATAATTGGGGGTCGAGATTTGGTGATGACTCCCGGAACCCTGCTCATCCTTCCAGCCGGTGTGCCTCATGACTATTTTCCTGATCAAAGTGAGGATGATTGGGAGCTAGGCTTCGTAGCTTTTAGCGGCTCCGCTGCCGATTCCATTCTGGAACATCTCGCAAACCACAAACCCACGTTATTAAAGAAAACCCAATTTCATGAACATTGGAACAAGCTTGAATCCTTATGGCAGCTTATCAACTTGAACAGGGAAAACGGATTTTGGGAATCGTCTCGAAGTATGTATGACATGCTGCTCTCCGTCCTGGAAGAACAGACCAATCAAGAAGTCAAGCAGCGAATTTCACCAGTCCGGCAACCTAACACCGCTCTTCAAGAAGCGATCAGGATTATCCATGATCACTATAACGAACGCTTACATTTATCCAACTTGGCAAGAGCCGTCGGTTACTCTGTTCAACATTTCCATCGCCTGTTTGTAGGCATTTATGGCGCTTCACCCATGCTATATATTCAACAAATCCGAATGCGGCGGTCCCTCCAACTTTTTCATGAGAACCCGAATATGACTGTTGAACAAGTGGCACAGCAACTGGGTATGGAGACCAGTTATTTCATACGAATTTTCAAGCGAACCTATGGCCAGACGCCGAAACAATTTTTAAAAAATTAA
- a CDS encoding DUF3189 family protein, with the protein MIYIYNDFGGTHTTALAAAYHLKKLDETHVPTKNEILNTHNFNKLVYKDRGKFYFHGRDEEGNKVYTMGRGRSKILVPGIFNLIDMLIEEKTLDEKIILSNTSPTVPFSMTCGGMLSRWLKIDFIGVPLLVIGAKQAYQDIINLVHHTKKVAKSSSSQLIMLDNKDFK; encoded by the coding sequence GTGATTTATATTTATAACGATTTCGGGGGAACACATACTACAGCATTGGCTGCAGCTTATCATCTGAAGAAGCTGGACGAAACTCATGTGCCTACGAAGAATGAAATACTGAATACGCACAATTTCAATAAGTTGGTGTACAAGGACAGAGGAAAGTTTTACTTCCACGGGAGGGATGAGGAGGGGAATAAGGTATATACCATGGGCAGAGGTAGATCTAAAATTCTAGTTCCCGGCATTTTTAATCTGATCGATATGTTGATCGAAGAAAAGACTCTCGACGAAAAAATTATTCTATCTAATACGTCTCCTACCGTGCCTTTCTCGATGACATGTGGGGGGATGCTCTCACGATGGTTAAAAATTGATTTTATTGGCGTTCCCTTATTGGTTATAGGAGCGAAACAAGCATATCAAGACATTATTAATCTTGTTCACCATACAAAAAAAGTCGCAAAAAGCTCAAGTTCACAATTAATTATGCTAGATAATAAAGATTTTAAATAA
- a CDS encoding AraC family transcriptional regulator, giving the protein MIELVSIYVDDSNPAWSIEESHTLSNILILVAHGSVIYTLNGESITVAKGDFLYIPKGVLRAGRNSLEGAHQKYSVHFMIEQSDLFPLGTDRPYWKISVRNFDYLKQRFLVLAKHWFSRKKHDELICTGIAMELFGYFAQETEEKQFASIKLRLMREVQDYILAHYRKLIRIQELAELVDRAPNYVTQTFKEVTGMTPVTYLHQVRIHAARDLILNTKLTLGEIADYLGYSDQAHFHRVFKKVMGYPPSSAQREIMRIQG; this is encoded by the coding sequence ATGATTGAACTTGTTTCCATATATGTTGATGATAGTAACCCTGCTTGGTCTATAGAGGAATCCCATACCCTAAGCAACATTCTAATACTTGTTGCTCATGGCAGCGTGATCTACACCTTGAACGGTGAGTCTATTACAGTGGCAAAGGGGGACTTTTTATATATACCCAAAGGGGTCTTGCGGGCAGGCAGGAACTCGCTGGAGGGGGCGCATCAGAAGTATTCGGTTCATTTTATGATCGAGCAATCGGACTTGTTTCCGCTTGGTACGGATCGGCCGTACTGGAAAATAAGTGTGCGCAATTTTGATTATTTGAAGCAGCGTTTTCTGGTGCTTGCGAAGCATTGGTTTAGTCGAAAGAAGCATGATGAGCTCATCTGCACGGGGATTGCGATGGAGTTGTTCGGTTATTTTGCCCAAGAAACAGAGGAGAAGCAATTCGCTTCCATCAAGTTGAGACTCATGCGGGAGGTCCAAGATTACATTCTGGCGCATTATCGAAAGTTGATTCGCATCCAGGAGCTTGCTGAACTGGTGGATCGTGCTCCCAATTACGTCACCCAAACATTCAAGGAAGTAACAGGGATGACGCCTGTCACCTACTTACATCAGGTTCGCATCCATGCCGCTCGTGATTTAATTCTCAATACGAAGCTGACCTTAGGAGAGATTGCGGACTATCTGGGTTACAGCGACCAAGCGCATTTTCACCGGGTATTTAAAAAAGTAATGGGCTATCCCCCTTCGTCTGCACAACGGGAGATTATGCGGATTCAAGGGTAA
- a CDS encoding Ig-like domain-containing protein, which produces MDTVTNNVYHIHAAVSPLEANQKKVSWTTDNPIVTIVDQTGNVTALSEGIATITVTTVDFKLVGGLAVSK; this is translated from the coding sequence TTGGATACGGTAACAAACAATGTCTATCATATCCATGCTGCCGTATCACCGCTTGAAGCAAATCAAAAAAAGGTCAGTTGGACAACGGATAATCCAATTGTCACTATTGTGGATCAGACGGGGAATGTGACCGCTTTGAGCGAGGGAATAGCAACGATTACAGTAACGACAGTGGATTTCAAGCTAGTTGGAGGCTTGGCTGTATCTAAATAG
- a CDS encoding YhcN/YlaJ family sporulation lipoprotein yields the protein MKKQIILTASLASVILIVGCSSNKLHQQSTNIQNKTIQQETKTDNRIQIADQAVTNIMKLNQIQQANVLVTNRNAYVAAMLHHGVELSRNLEDQIAAQVKAVDPAIQNVYVSTNPDFFGRINTYVQDVRQGKPVAGFFDEFSETIKRVFPSAR from the coding sequence ATGAAAAAACAAATAATTCTTACAGCGTCACTTGCTTCGGTAATACTGATTGTAGGCTGCAGCAGTAACAAACTTCATCAACAAAGCACTAATATTCAGAATAAAACCATTCAGCAGGAGACTAAAACGGATAACCGTATCCAGATCGCCGATCAAGCTGTAACCAACATTATGAAATTAAATCAAATTCAGCAAGCGAATGTACTTGTGACCAACCGCAATGCTTATGTGGCAGCTATGCTCCATCATGGAGTTGAACTCTCACGTAATTTAGAGGATCAAATCGCTGCACAGGTCAAGGCGGTAGATCCAGCAATTCAAAACGTATATGTATCGACAAATCCAGACTTCTTCGGCCGAATCAATACGTACGTACAAGATGTTCGCCAAGGTAAACCCGTTGCTGGTTTCTTTGACGAATTCAGCGAAACAATAAAACGTGTGTTTCCAAGCGCTCGTTGA
- a CDS encoding Rieske (2Fe-2S) protein — protein MAVYPVADEKDLPVGSFRIVQIEGRSIGIYNVKGDYYAIHNHCPHQGAELCKGPVCGTTLNSFVYEYTYGRDQEILRCPWHGWEFDLKTGKSLFSDKVRARTYLIEVNQGIIHIVIGKKEEITYETNR, from the coding sequence ATGGCTGTCTATCCTGTAGCTGATGAAAAGGATCTGCCTGTTGGATCATTTAGAATTGTACAAATCGAAGGGCGATCTATTGGGATCTATAACGTAAAAGGTGACTACTATGCAATTCACAACCATTGCCCTCACCAAGGTGCGGAATTATGCAAAGGGCCTGTATGTGGAACAACGCTAAATTCCTTCGTCTATGAATATACATATGGGCGTGATCAGGAAATTTTGCGATGCCCCTGGCACGGTTGGGAATTTGATTTAAAGACGGGCAAGTCGCTATTCAGTGACAAGGTCAGAGCACGTACCTACCTTATTGAGGTTAATCAAGGAATCATCCATATTGTGATTGGGAAAAAGGAGGAAATTACGTATGAAACCAACCGTTGA
- a CDS encoding amidohydrolase family protein: MKPTVERLPVIDCDVHNQFRSGRDLIPYLDEPWRSYASKFGVPNAGIPYSTPIGNKRKDADPPSGLPVGSDPDFMLEHYVKPFNVEYALLCSDSIIGTSSFADIDYVAAICRAYNDYLIAEWLPKSPRFKGYMCIPMQNPEQAVREIDRIGPHPDIVAVCISGGSPMPYGHRFYHPIYEACARHGLPLLLHPGSEGSGIYNAPTAVGYLSNYLQWHTCLPQTFMAHLVSFVCEGVFEKFPSFKVVLCEGGVTWLPPLLWRLDKNFKALRASTPWLKRLPSEYARDHVFFTTQPIEEPDNPKHLEAMFEMFDAENMLLFSSDYPHWDFDDPTKILSRLPQEKKRKICSENARKLFKLV, encoded by the coding sequence ATGAAACCAACCGTTGAGCGGCTGCCTGTCATCGACTGCGATGTGCATAATCAATTCCGCAGCGGACGTGATTTGATTCCTTATTTGGACGAGCCTTGGCGGAGCTATGCGAGTAAATTTGGCGTCCCCAATGCCGGTATTCCCTACTCAACTCCGATAGGGAACAAACGAAAAGATGCTGATCCGCCAAGCGGACTGCCAGTAGGGTCAGATCCGGATTTCATGCTTGAGCACTATGTGAAACCTTTCAACGTCGAATACGCGTTGCTTTGCTCGGATAGCATTATTGGCACATCCTCTTTCGCCGATATCGATTATGTGGCGGCCATCTGTCGAGCCTACAATGACTACTTGATTGCGGAATGGCTCCCGAAGAGCCCTCGATTCAAAGGCTATATGTGCATCCCTATGCAAAATCCAGAGCAAGCCGTCCGAGAAATTGACCGAATCGGCCCTCATCCGGACATCGTCGCCGTCTGTATATCCGGCGGGTCACCGATGCCTTACGGGCATCGCTTCTATCACCCGATTTATGAAGCCTGCGCTCGTCATGGACTTCCACTCCTTCTCCATCCAGGAAGCGAGGGATCCGGGATTTATAACGCACCAACAGCAGTCGGCTATCTCTCGAACTATTTACAGTGGCATACCTGTCTACCTCAAACTTTCATGGCCCACTTAGTCAGCTTCGTGTGCGAAGGGGTCTTCGAGAAATTCCCCAGCTTCAAAGTAGTCCTCTGTGAAGGCGGAGTCACTTGGCTTCCCCCTCTATTGTGGCGATTGGATAAGAACTTCAAAGCGCTCCGCGCTTCAACACCGTGGCTGAAGCGTCTACCTAGTGAGTATGCCAGAGATCATGTGTTCTTCACAACGCAACCCATCGAAGAACCAGACAACCCGAAGCACTTGGAAGCGATGTTCGAGATGTTCGACGCGGAAAATATGCTGTTGTTCTCAAGCGACTATCCACACTGGGACTTTGACGATCCTACCAAAATACTGTCACGACTTCCACAAGAGAAGAAACGCAAAATATGTAGTGAAAATGCTAGAAAACTGTTCAAGCTGGTTTAA